Proteins encoded within one genomic window of Arachis ipaensis cultivar K30076 chromosome B08, Araip1.1, whole genome shotgun sequence:
- the LOC107613710 gene encoding putative serine/threonine-protein kinase has product MSCFSLLCGRKGSSSAAQPTEADIDLSSFKNINLYTYKELQIATENFSPANKIGEGGFGSVYKGKLRDGTLAAIKVLSAESKQGVKEFLTEIEVISSIEHENLVKLYGCCVERNQRILVYGYLENNSLAQTLGGRGHSSLYLSWHTRRNICICVARGLAFLHHEVEPHIIHRDIKASNILLDKDLQPKISDFGLARLIPANITHISTLVAGTAGYLAPEYAIRSQVTRKSDVYSFGVLLLEIVSGRCNTNRRLPAKERYLHTRAWDLYERGELESLVDSSLAGDFDVEEAIRFCKIGLICIQDSLQLRPSMSTVHDMLIGKTDVNEKMMSKPGLLFEFVETKDQGKQKDKVEEIEVENTSLMAMTSSERKDDLESSSFSGSTGSYATMTFTSIYDR; this is encoded by the exons ATGAGTTGTTTCTCTCTTCTTTGTGGAAGAAAGGGGTCTTCTTCGGCGGCGCAACCAACCGAAGCTGATATAG ATCTTTCTAGCTTTAAGAACATCAATCTCTACACATACAAGGAATTGCAAATTGCCACAGAAAATTTTAGTCCTGCAAATAAGATAGGGGAGGGAGGTTTCGGATCGGTATATAAG GGAAAGTTGAGAGATGGTACTCTGGCTGCTATTAAGGTTTTGTCAGCTGAATCTAAACAAGGAGTCAAAGAGTTCTTGACGGAAATCGAGGTGATTTCTAGTATAGAGCATGAGAATCTAGTTAAGTTGTATGGTTGCTGTGTGGAAAGGAACCAGAGGATTTTGGTATATGGCTATCTTGAGAATAACAGCCTAGCACAAACACTTGGTG GTAGAGGCCATAGTAGCTTGTACTTAAGCTGGCATACACGGAGGAACATTTGCATCTGCGTTGCGCGGGGTCTTGCATTTCTTCATCATGAAGTTGAGCCACATATTATCCATAGAGACATTAAAGCTAGCAATATATTACTCGACAAAGACTTGCAGCCCAAAATTTCGGATTTTGGTCTAGCAAGGCTTATTCCAGCAAACATTACCCATATTAGTACACTTGTTGCTGGCACAGC TGGCTATCTAGCACCTGAATATGCGATACGAAGTCAAGTGACAAGAAAATCAGATGTCTACAGTTTTGGAGTTCTGCTATTAGAAATTGTTAGCGGAAGGTGTAACACAAATAGACGTTTACCTGCAAAAGAAAGGTATCTACACACAAGG GCTTGGGATTTGTATGAGAGGGGGGAGCTGGAGAGTTTGGTTGATTCCTCGCTCGCCGGCGACTTTGATGTCGAGGAGGCGATAAGGTTTTGCAAGATTGGTCTCATTTGTATTCAGGATTCTCTTCAGCTCCGGCCTTCAATGTCCACCGTGCACGACATGCTGATAGGCAAAACGGATGTCAATGAGAAGATGATGTCAAAACCAGGCTTACTATTTGAGTTTGTGGAAACGAAAGATCAAGGAAAACAgaaagacaaggttgaagaaatTGAAGTGGAAAATACATCTTTGATGGCTATGACTAGTTCAGAGAGGAAAGATGATTTGGAAAGTTCATCTTTTTCAGGAAGCACAGGATCTTATGCTACAATGACCTTCACTTCAATTTATGATAGATGA